A section of the Alphaproteobacteria bacterium genome encodes:
- the ftsA gene encoding cell division protein FtsA: MKLRNDTIAALDIGTTKTCCLVARTGPDGMPRVRGIGHQMSRGLKAGAIIDMDAVEASILQAVHAAEQMAGETVHSVLVNLSCGRPGSRRLDVEVALNGHEIGDADLRRVFEEGQIHVDLEEREVIHSIPVGFRVDDASGIRDPRGMFGDNLGVEMHVITATSGPVRNLVTCVERSHLDIERVVLSAYASGLACLVEDEMDLGATVIDMGGGTTSLGVFVNGKVVYTDVVPVGGHHVTSDIARGLCTSVADAERIKTLYGSTSTLPGDDKARIDVPPVGEPQTGEPNYVSKSLLHRIIRPRIEETFEMVRAALEASGLDRLAGRRVILTGGACQLQGVRELAALILDKQVRIGRPARIAGLAESMSGPAFSTAAGLLLYANAAENEGFGMEQERSGDPEGFLRRLSLWLKENF, encoded by the coding sequence ATGAAACTGCGTAACGATACCATCGCCGCCCTCGACATCGGCACCACCAAGACCTGCTGCCTGGTCGCCCGGACCGGGCCCGACGGCATGCCCCGCGTCCGCGGCATCGGGCACCAGATGTCCAGGGGCCTCAAGGCGGGAGCGATCATCGATATGGACGCGGTGGAGGCCTCCATCCTCCAGGCGGTACACGCGGCCGAACAGATGGCGGGCGAGACGGTCCACTCGGTGCTCGTCAACCTGTCCTGCGGCCGCCCCGGCTCGCGCCGCCTGGATGTCGAAGTCGCACTCAATGGCCACGAGATCGGTGACGCGGATCTTCGCCGCGTATTCGAAGAGGGCCAGATCCATGTGGATCTTGAGGAACGCGAGGTCATCCATTCGATACCGGTTGGGTTCCGCGTCGACGATGCCTCCGGCATTCGCGACCCACGCGGGATGTTTGGTGACAATCTGGGCGTGGAAATGCACGTCATCACGGCCACGAGCGGCCCCGTCCGCAATCTCGTGACCTGTGTCGAGCGCAGCCATCTCGACATCGAGCGTGTCGTGCTCTCGGCCTACGCCTCGGGCCTGGCCTGCCTGGTCGAGGACGAGATGGATCTTGGCGCCACTGTGATCGACATGGGTGGCGGCACCACAAGCCTTGGCGTCTTCGTCAACGGCAAGGTCGTCTATACCGACGTGGTCCCGGTCGGCGGCCACCACGTAACCAGCGATATCGCGCGCGGGCTTTGCACCTCGGTGGCGGATGCGGAGCGCATCAAGACACTCTATGGCAGCACTTCCACCTTGCCTGGCGATGACAAGGCCCGGATCGACGTGCCGCCCGTCGGCGAACCGCAGACGGGTGAGCCGAACTACGTCTCCAAATCTCTGCTGCACCGGATCATCCGACCACGGATCGAGGAAACATTCGAAATGGTGCGCGCCGCGCTCGAAGCGAGCGGCCTCGATCGGCTGGCGGGGCGGCGGGTGATCCTGACCGGTGGCGCCTGCCAGCTACAGGGCGTGCGGGAACTGGCCGCCCTCATTCTCGACAAGCAGGTCCGCATCGGGCGGCCGGCCCGCATTGCCGGGCTCGCTGAATCCATGAGCGGACCCGCCTTTTCAACGGCGGCCGGTCTGCTGCTCTACGCCAACGCGGCGGAAAACGAAGGATTTGGAATGGAACAAGAGAGATCAGGCGACCCCGAGGGGTTTTTGCGCCGCCTGAGTCTCTGGCTGAAGGAGAACTTTTGA
- the ftsZ gene encoding cell division protein FtsZ — MTINLSVPQTETELKPRITVVGVGGAGCNAVNNMINLNLGGVEFTAMNTDAQSLAQSGAPRTLQLGTTITQGLGAGSRPEVGRASAEEAIEEIMEQLGGSHMLFITAGMGGGTGTGAAPVIARAARDHGLLTVGVVTKPFHFEGTNRMRLAEAGIEELQQFVDTLIVIPNQNLFRVANEKTTFADAFAMADNVLYSGVRGITDLMVMPGLINLDFADIRAVMSEMGKAMMGTGEGDGDKRATDAAEAAISNPLLDDVSMKGARGVLINITGGMDMTLYEVDEAANRIREEVDPEANIIFGSTFDEAMEGQLRVSVVATGIDAEAIGARHPEIRERTEARARLAQPTTNHAGPVRPAVVATTASPAFRPSPVSPMPGQPQPVATGGAATAVAMAEPAGEAIPEPDPETKLETKLETSAETAGDTVPEAASLADPETPGAIASDPAAGSPAATVTAPGTRAADQPFIPPRPVQPAASPEQATRATAARPDPFAEAAMANGGRQPDRPRSNRPGLFGFMGSRQKEAARDEAPESAETPTEQASAPAPSLPKAAPGRETPARSEEASAPARPREVPQSRMPVERAATGGAESEDDLLDIPAFLRRQAN, encoded by the coding sequence ATGACCATCAACCTCAGCGTTCCGCAAACCGAAACGGAACTGAAACCTCGTATCACCGTGGTAGGAGTCGGCGGCGCCGGCTGCAACGCGGTCAACAATATGATCAATCTCAACCTGGGGGGGGTCGAGTTCACAGCCATGAACACCGACGCCCAGTCCCTTGCCCAGTCGGGCGCGCCACGCACGTTACAGCTTGGCACGACGATCACCCAGGGCCTCGGCGCCGGCTCGCGCCCCGAAGTCGGCCGAGCTTCCGCCGAAGAAGCGATCGAGGAAATCATGGAGCAGCTGGGCGGAAGCCACATGCTCTTCATCACGGCCGGCATGGGCGGTGGCACCGGCACGGGCGCGGCCCCTGTTATCGCGCGGGCCGCGCGCGACCACGGCCTCCTGACGGTGGGCGTCGTGACCAAGCCGTTCCACTTTGAAGGAACCAACCGGATGCGGCTCGCGGAGGCGGGGATTGAGGAGCTTCAGCAGTTTGTCGATACGCTGATCGTCATTCCCAACCAGAACCTGTTCCGGGTGGCGAACGAGAAGACAACCTTCGCCGATGCGTTCGCGATGGCCGACAACGTCCTTTATTCGGGCGTGCGGGGCATTACCGACCTCATGGTGATGCCCGGCCTGATCAATCTCGACTTCGCGGATATCCGGGCCGTCATGTCCGAAATGGGCAAGGCCATGATGGGCACCGGCGAAGGCGATGGCGATAAACGGGCCACCGATGCGGCCGAAGCGGCCATCTCCAACCCGTTGCTGGACGACGTCTCGATGAAGGGTGCCCGCGGGGTTCTCATCAATATCACCGGCGGCATGGACATGACGCTGTATGAGGTCGATGAAGCCGCCAATCGCATTCGCGAAGAAGTCGATCCGGAAGCAAATATCATCTTCGGCTCCACCTTCGACGAGGCGATGGAAGGCCAGCTTCGGGTTTCGGTCGTCGCGACCGGGATCGACGCCGAGGCGATCGGCGCCCGGCATCCCGAAATCCGGGAGCGGACCGAAGCCCGCGCGCGCCTGGCCCAACCCACGACGAACCACGCGGGCCCGGTCCGGCCGGCGGTGGTTGCCACGACCGCCAGTCCGGCCTTCCGGCCGTCCCCGGTGAGCCCTATGCCAGGCCAGCCCCAGCCCGTGGCCACGGGTGGCGCGGCGACAGCAGTGGCGATGGCCGAGCCCGCGGGCGAAGCCATCCCCGAGCCGGATCCCGAGACGAAGCTCGAGACGAAGCTCGAGACAAGCGCCGAAACCGCCGGCGATACCGTGCCCGAGGCAGCAAGCCTGGCGGACCCCGAGACGCCCGGGGCGATTGCTTCCGACCCGGCCGCCGGCTCACCCGCCGCGACCGTGACGGCCCCTGGCACCCGGGCGGCGGACCAGCCGTTCATCCCGCCCCGCCCGGTCCAGCCCGCCGCATCGCCGGAACAGGCCACGCGGGCGACCGCGGCCCGGCCAGACCCCTTTGCCGAGGCGGCCATGGCCAATGGCGGCCGGCAGCCGGACCGCCCCAGAAGCAACCGGCCGGGACTGTTCGGCTTCATGGGCAGCCGACAGAAGGAGGCCGCCCGCGACGAGGCGCCGGAATCGGCAGAAACTCCGACCGAACAGGCGTCGGCACCGGCGCCCTCCCTGCCGAAGGCGGCGCCGGGCCGCGAGACCCCGGCCCGGTCTGAGGAGGCCTCGGCGCCGGCAAGGCCGCGCGAGGTTCCGCAATCGCGGATGCCGGTCGAGCGGGCGGCCACGGGCGGGGCGGAGTCCGAGGACGACCTCCTCGATATTCCGGCCTTCCTGCGCCGGCAAGCCAATTGA
- the lpxC gene encoding UDP-3-O-acyl-N-acetylglucosamine deacetylase translates to MPRDGFPFSLTGAGKEPVRQRTLKNPINCSGTALHAGTHVAMTLHPAPADTGIVFRRTGPGVGPAGAGDIPARYDHVVDTRLCTVIGNGQGANVATIEHLMAALAGAGIDNALIEINGAEVPAMDGSAAPFLFLIECAGVVEQEAPRRVLRVLKPVSVSDGTAKASLTPAEQPSLSFEIEYDNRVIARQSHTLDFSEPTFRAEVSRARTYGFLEDVTALQSQGLALGGSLDNAVVVSGERILNENGLRYENEFVRHKLLDAIGDLYLAGGLVLGRFEGSCAGHRINNKLLRALFADDAAWEWADAPVAPMSGPVGETTTPDGRLRGTEELKLAAG, encoded by the coding sequence ATGCCAAGAGACGGATTTCCTTTCAGCCTGACCGGGGCGGGCAAAGAGCCCGTTCGCCAGCGCACGCTCAAGAACCCGATCAACTGCTCGGGCACGGCGCTGCATGCGGGCACGCATGTCGCGATGACCCTGCATCCGGCGCCGGCAGACACAGGCATCGTGTTTCGCCGGACGGGCCCGGGGGTTGGGCCCGCGGGTGCGGGCGATATTCCCGCACGCTACGATCATGTGGTGGATACGCGGCTGTGCACGGTGATCGGCAACGGACAGGGCGCGAACGTGGCCACGATAGAGCATCTGATGGCGGCGCTGGCAGGCGCGGGCATCGACAATGCGCTGATCGAGATCAATGGCGCCGAGGTTCCGGCCATGGACGGCAGCGCCGCGCCGTTCCTTTTCCTGATCGAATGCGCGGGCGTGGTCGAACAGGAAGCACCACGCCGGGTCCTGCGCGTGCTGAAGCCCGTTTCGGTGAGCGACGGGACCGCAAAGGCCAGCCTGACTCCGGCCGAGCAACCCTCCCTCTCTTTCGAGATCGAGTACGACAATCGCGTGATTGCCCGCCAATCACACACACTGGATTTTTCCGAACCCACCTTCCGCGCGGAGGTCAGCCGTGCACGCACTTACGGCTTCCTCGAGGATGTGACCGCGCTTCAGTCCCAGGGGTTGGCCTTGGGCGGATCCCTGGACAACGCGGTCGTCGTCTCGGGCGAGCGAATCCTCAACGAGAACGGTCTGCGCTACGAAAACGAATTCGTGCGCCACAAGCTGCTGGATGCGATCGGCGACCTCTATCTTGCGGGCGGCCTCGTGCTTGGCCGCTTCGAAGGCTCGTGCGCCGGCCATCGCATCAACAACAAGCTGCTTCGTGCGCTTTTTGCTGACGATGCCGCCTGGGAATGGGCGGACGCGCCCGTCGCACCGATGAGCGGTCCGGTCGGCGAAACAACGACACCCGACGGCCGCCTGCGAGGCACGGAAGAACTCAAACTCGCCGCCGGCTAG
- a CDS encoding outer membrane protein assembly factor BamD, whose protein sequence is MMPASPDRPAASRRPRRGRLAPAVLALVLVLGGCASDGGEPEFVDRDPGAIYNTALDEFSVGNYNQAVVEFNEVERQHPYSQWATKSKLMAAYTLYLENKYQLAIDQLEAFIQLHPGNEDIAYAYYLRALSYYEQISDVERDQGMTQRAFEALNEVVRRFPDTKYGKDAKGKAVLARDHLAGKEIEIGRYYQRKTDYLAAINRFKTVLADYDGTSHVPEALHRLTECYLSLGLLEEARRSAAVLGYNFPDSEWYRDSYALLNEDYQRPPTPEDLERQNQDFFDQTWQSLF, encoded by the coding sequence ATGATGCCAGCTTCGCCTGACCGCCCCGCCGCCAGCCGCCGCCCCCGCCGGGGCCGGCTCGCCCCTGCCGTCCTCGCCCTGGTCCTCGTGCTGGGCGGCTGCGCGAGCGACGGCGGCGAGCCTGAATTCGTCGATCGCGACCCCGGGGCCATCTACAATACCGCCCTCGACGAGTTTTCGGTCGGTAACTACAACCAGGCCGTGGTCGAGTTCAACGAGGTCGAGCGCCAGCATCCCTATTCGCAATGGGCCACGAAATCGAAGCTGATGGCGGCCTACACGCTCTACCTTGAGAACAAGTACCAGTTGGCCATCGACCAACTCGAAGCCTTCATCCAGTTGCATCCGGGCAACGAGGACATTGCCTACGCCTATTACCTGCGCGCGCTCAGTTATTACGAGCAGATCAGTGACGTCGAGCGCGACCAGGGCATGACACAACGCGCGTTCGAGGCGCTCAACGAGGTTGTCCGCCGGTTCCCGGATACCAAATACGGCAAGGACGCCAAGGGAAAGGCTGTCCTGGCGCGCGACCATCTGGCCGGCAAGGAAATCGAGATCGGCCGGTACTACCAGCGCAAGACCGATTACCTCGCGGCCATTAACCGGTTCAAGACCGTGCTGGCCGATTACGACGGGACCTCGCACGTGCCCGAAGCGCTGCACCGGCTGACAGAATGCTACCTCTCCCTCGGCCTGCTTGAGGAGGCCCGGCGCAGTGCCGCCGTCCTCGGCTACAATTTTCCCGACAGCGAGTGGTATCGCGACAGCTACGCGCTCCTGAACGAGGACTATCAGCGCCCACCCACACCGGAAGACCTCGAGCGGCAGAACCAGGACTTTTTCGACCAGACCTGGCAATCGCTGTTTTAG
- the recN gene encoding DNA repair protein RecN, protein MLIRSLDLTFESGLGVLTGETGAGKSILLDSLGLALGQRAEAGLLRTGADQAVISASFDIPADHAAHRLLAEKGLASDGELILRRVLTRDGRSRAFVNDQPVSVGLLKEIGDTLVEVQAQFAERGLLDPATHRAALDTHAGLEAAGRAVRDAFRRWRQAALRREESEAELEKARTEEEFLRAELAQLEKLAPRPGEDRELAAERALLQNREQLADTLERGRGLLGADDGILDRLKIAGALLEKATPKAGGRLDEALAAVERATLEAEEALSQMDHVGADFEAPARDLEEIEERLFALKDQARRHKVAADELPDVLARLRESLEMLEDSDANIAALREAEAAGRADFLTEAEELRARRNKSARSLERRVVAELADLKLEKARFRVRFDALEETAWSEHGIDRIRFEIATNPDTPFGDLARIASGGELSRIMLALKVVLAGAGSAPTLVFDEVDSGVGGATAAAVGSRLARLAETLQVLVITHSPQVAAQGHYHGRVSKGEDGDGSLTTVETLSLAQRREEIARMISGANITDAARQAADQLLQPHDRPAVS, encoded by the coding sequence GTGTTGATCCGAAGCCTCGATCTCACGTTCGAATCGGGCCTCGGCGTGCTGACGGGCGAAACCGGCGCCGGCAAGTCCATCCTGCTGGATTCGCTCGGGCTGGCGCTGGGCCAACGGGCGGAGGCCGGCCTGTTGCGCACGGGGGCCGATCAGGCGGTCATCAGCGCCAGTTTTGACATCCCGGCCGATCACGCGGCCCATCGCCTGCTCGCCGAAAAGGGGCTCGCCAGCGACGGCGAACTGATCCTTCGCCGTGTCCTCACCCGCGACGGGCGGAGCCGCGCCTTCGTCAATGATCAGCCGGTCAGTGTCGGCCTGCTCAAGGAAATCGGCGATACGCTGGTCGAAGTCCAGGCCCAGTTCGCGGAGCGCGGCCTGCTCGACCCGGCGACCCATCGCGCCGCGCTGGACACCCATGCGGGGCTCGAAGCGGCCGGGCGGGCGGTGCGCGACGCGTTCCGGCGCTGGCGCCAGGCCGCGCTCCGGCGCGAGGAGAGCGAGGCTGAGCTGGAAAAAGCCCGGACGGAAGAGGAGTTTCTTCGTGCCGAGCTGGCCCAGCTCGAGAAACTGGCGCCGCGCCCCGGGGAAGACAGGGAACTGGCGGCCGAGCGAGCGCTATTGCAGAACCGCGAGCAGCTGGCCGATACGCTGGAGCGGGGCCGCGGATTGCTGGGTGCGGATGACGGTATCCTCGATCGCCTGAAGATCGCCGGCGCCCTCCTCGAAAAGGCCACGCCCAAGGCGGGCGGGCGGCTCGACGAGGCGCTCGCCGCCGTCGAGCGCGCGACGCTGGAGGCAGAGGAGGCGCTTTCGCAGATGGACCATGTCGGCGCGGATTTCGAGGCGCCCGCGCGTGATCTCGAGGAGATCGAGGAGCGCCTCTTCGCCCTCAAGGATCAGGCCCGGCGTCATAAAGTGGCCGCCGACGAACTGCCGGACGTCCTGGCGCGCCTGCGCGAGAGTCTCGAGATGCTCGAGGACAGCGACGCCAATATCGCTGCCCTCAGGGAAGCCGAAGCGGCAGGGCGCGCCGATTTCCTGACCGAGGCGGAGGAACTTCGCGCCCGGCGCAACAAGAGCGCCCGGTCGCTCGAACGCCGTGTGGTCGCTGAACTGGCGGACCTCAAGCTTGAGAAAGCCCGGTTCCGGGTGCGGTTCGATGCGCTCGAGGAAACGGCCTGGAGCGAGCATGGGATCGACCGCATCCGGTTCGAGATCGCCACCAACCCGGACACACCCTTCGGCGACCTCGCGAGGATCGCGTCGGGCGGCGAACTGTCGCGCATCATGCTCGCCCTCAAGGTAGTGCTCGCCGGCGCCGGGTCGGCCCCGACACTCGTTTTCGACGAAGTGGATAGCGGCGTCGGCGGGGCCACGGCCGCCGCCGTCGGCAGCCGGCTTGCCAGACTGGCCGAGACCCTGCAGGTCCTTGTCATCACCCATTCCCCTCAGGTGGCTGCCCAGGGTCACTACCATGGCCGCGTCAGCAAGGGCGAGGACGGGGACGGAAGCCTGACGACGGTGGAAACCCTGTCGCTGGCTCAGCGGCGCGAGGAAATCGCGCGCATGATTTCGGGGGCGAATATCACGGATGCAGCGCGCCAGGCGGCGGATCAGCTTCTCCAGCCGCATGACCGGCCGGCTGTTTCCTGA
- the ligA gene encoding NAD-dependent DNA ligase LigA, producing MAARQKDAPLAEKPADTLSKTEASEELARLAREIAAHDEAYYQSDAPVISDAAYDALRQRNAAIEERFPELRREDSPSLRVGAPPAKGFEKVRHARPMLSLDNAFDEEDVTRFVDRVKRYLKLGDETPAFVAEPKIDGLSVALRYEKGHFTLGATRGDGTEGENITRNLATVKDIPGRLTGGAVPPVVEVRGEVFMAKDDFARLNESRRQNDEPPFANPRNAAAGSVRQLDPAVTTRRPLQFFAYAWGEISADLPATYWDFLGQLKGWGFPVNPLAEHCRDVGAMLDVYARIAARRGELNYDIDGVVYKVDRLDYQDRLGMVSRAPRWAIAHKFPAEQAETRIREITIQVGRTGALTPVAQLEPVTVGGVVVSRATLHNEDEIARKDIREGDYVVIQRAGDVIPQVVRVIVEKRPKGLKPYVFPDTCPACQSQAIREPGEAVRRCTGGLVCPAQLVERLRHFVSRDAFDIEGLGARHVEAFTAEGLLKSPVDIFHLRDHADELRSREGWGEKSVENLLAAIEDRRTIPFERLIYALGIRQVGQATARLLARHYHDIPTWRRAMAAAQDHESDAYAELTNIYGIGEDMAEDILGFFAEAHNRDILDRLEEELTIEAAEGPAMDTPVSGKTIVFTGALDTMGRSEAKARAEALGARVSNSVSKKTDYVVVGADAGSKERKARELGVTILNEEEWRRLAGEA from the coding sequence ATGGCAGCGCGGCAAAAAGATGCGCCCCTGGCCGAAAAACCGGCCGACACGCTCTCCAAGACGGAGGCCAGCGAAGAACTCGCGCGCCTCGCCCGGGAGATCGCAGCCCATGACGAGGCCTATTATCAGTCCGATGCGCCGGTCATTTCGGATGCGGCCTATGATGCGCTTCGCCAGCGCAATGCCGCGATCGAGGAGCGCTTCCCCGAGCTCCGTCGCGAGGACAGTCCCAGTCTGCGCGTCGGCGCACCGCCCGCGAAGGGGTTTGAAAAGGTCCGTCACGCGCGCCCCATGCTGTCGCTCGACAACGCCTTCGACGAGGAGGACGTGACCCGGTTTGTCGATCGGGTGAAACGCTATCTCAAGCTTGGCGACGAGACCCCCGCTTTCGTGGCCGAGCCCAAAATCGACGGGCTGTCGGTGGCGCTACGTTACGAGAAGGGCCATTTCACCCTCGGCGCGACACGAGGCGACGGGACCGAGGGCGAGAACATCACCCGGAACCTGGCGACGGTGAAGGATATACCCGGCCGGCTGACGGGTGGAGCGGTGCCGCCCGTTGTCGAGGTGCGGGGCGAGGTGTTTATGGCCAAGGATGATTTCGCCCGCCTGAACGAGTCCCGCCGCCAGAACGACGAGCCACCTTTCGCCAACCCGCGCAACGCGGCCGCCGGGTCGGTGCGCCAGCTTGACCCGGCGGTCACGACCCGCCGCCCGTTGCAGTTTTTCGCCTATGCCTGGGGCGAAATCAGCGCCGATTTGCCGGCGACCTACTGGGATTTCCTCGGCCAGCTCAAGGGTTGGGGCTTCCCGGTGAACCCGCTGGCCGAGCATTGCCGGGACGTAGGCGCGATGCTCGACGTCTATGCGCGAATTGCCGCCCGGCGTGGGGAACTCAATTACGATATCGACGGGGTCGTCTACAAGGTGGATCGGCTGGATTATCAGGACCGGTTGGGCATGGTCAGCCGCGCGCCACGTTGGGCGATCGCGCACAAGTTTCCAGCAGAACAGGCGGAAACAAGGATCCGGGAAATCACCATTCAGGTCGGGCGCACGGGGGCGCTCACGCCGGTGGCGCAGCTCGAACCCGTGACCGTGGGCGGCGTGGTTGTCTCCCGTGCAACGCTGCACAACGAGGACGAGATTGCCCGCAAGGATATTCGCGAGGGTGATTATGTCGTGATCCAGCGCGCGGGAGATGTGATCCCCCAGGTCGTGCGCGTCATCGTGGAAAAACGGCCCAAGGGGCTCAAGCCCTATGTTTTTCCCGATACCTGCCCGGCCTGTCAGAGCCAGGCCATACGCGAGCCGGGCGAGGCCGTGCGCCGGTGCACGGGCGGGCTCGTCTGCCCGGCCCAGCTGGTGGAGCGGCTGCGCCATTTCGTGTCACGCGACGCGTTCGATATCGAGGGGCTCGGCGCCAGACATGTCGAGGCGTTCACGGCCGAAGGGCTGCTGAAATCGCCCGTGGATATCTTCCATTTGCGCGATCATGCGGATGAGCTGAGGTCGCGGGAAGGGTGGGGCGAGAAATCGGTCGAGAACCTCCTCGCCGCTATCGAGGATCGGCGCACCATTCCTTTCGAGCGCCTCATTTACGCCCTCGGCATCCGGCAGGTCGGTCAGGCGACGGCCAGGCTGCTGGCCCGTCATTACCATGACATCCCGACCTGGCGCCGCGCCATGGCCGCAGCCCAGGATCACGAGTCGGACGCGTATGCCGAACTGACCAATATCTACGGCATCGGTGAGGACATGGCGGAGGATATACTTGGATTCTTCGCCGAGGCCCACAACCGTGACATTCTCGACCGGCTGGAAGAAGAACTTACGATCGAGGCCGCGGAAGGCCCGGCGATGGACACCCCCGTCTCGGGTAAAACCATCGTTTTTACCGGCGCGCTCGATACCATGGGGCGAAGCGAGGCCAAGGCGCGGGCCGAGGCGCTGGGGGCACGGGTCTCGAACTCGGTATCCAAAAAAACCGATTACGTGGTCGTTGGCGCCGATGCGGGCTCGAAAGAGCGCAAGGCGCGCGAACTTGGCGTCACAATCCTGAATGAAGAGGAGTGGCGGCGCCTCGCGGGCGAGGCCTAG
- a CDS encoding aminopeptidase P family protein — MTEIRGQTELEHLMHRAGVDLSQEELDALIDGIDAAADGFDSESWVNLVVETPPRALREALLGYRRTRNPARLEIPPAPAGRLAALRAVLKADGLDGMMVPRADAHQGEFVARQSERLAWLTGFTGSAGLAVILADRAALFVDGRYTLQARQQVDTNLIVPVHLADQPVEAWLAENLARDIRLGFDPWLHTPRQIDRMERVALDKGASLVPVERNPVDQVWSDRPPAPLGPVVPHDLAYAGQSSADKRALIARQLSARGEAAAVLTQPDSIAWLFNLRGQDVPHSPLALSFAVLRDDGGAELFMDPRKVTYRARQSLDPDVRLNPPDAFGPALDNLSGRRVRIDPASAAVWVFRRLEAAGAEISKGDDPCQLPKACKNPTEVAGTRQAHIRDGMALTRFLAWLDLAAPETVTELEAAGRLEAFRREDGLIRDLSFETISGAGPHGAVVHYRATPETDRVLDRDSLFLVDSGAQYPDGTTDVTRTVAIGTPSAEMRDRFTRVLKGHIALARARFPKGTTGSHLDVLARQYLWQAGLDYDHGTGHGVGSYLGVHEGPQRISKMPNAIALEAGMIVSNEPGYYKEGSYGIRIENLVVVTPLEAAGEGARELLGFETLTLAPIDRRLIEPSQMTGEEIDWMDAYHARVRETLAPLIADRATRDWLAGATAPLDAPPDQA; from the coding sequence GTGACAGAGATCCGGGGTCAGACAGAGCTGGAACACCTGATGCACCGGGCGGGGGTCGATCTCAGTCAGGAGGAGCTTGACGCGCTGATCGACGGGATCGATGCCGCGGCCGACGGATTCGATAGCGAGTCCTGGGTGAATCTTGTGGTCGAGACGCCGCCCAGGGCGCTTCGCGAGGCCCTTCTCGGGTATCGCCGGACCAGAAACCCGGCCCGCCTGGAGATACCGCCCGCGCCCGCAGGGCGGCTTGCGGCGCTGCGCGCGGTGCTCAAGGCGGACGGGCTCGACGGGATGATGGTGCCGCGCGCGGATGCTCATCAGGGCGAGTTCGTGGCCCGGCAGTCCGAACGGCTTGCCTGGCTGACCGGCTTCACCGGCTCGGCCGGGCTGGCGGTCATCCTCGCTGACCGGGCGGCGCTGTTCGTCGATGGCCGTTACACGCTGCAGGCCCGGCAGCAGGTGGATACGAACCTGATCGTGCCGGTCCATCTGGCCGACCAGCCGGTCGAGGCCTGGCTCGCGGAAAATCTCGCTCGCGATATTCGCCTCGGATTCGACCCCTGGCTTCATACGCCGCGTCAGATCGACCGGATGGAACGCGTGGCACTCGACAAGGGCGCTTCCCTCGTTCCGGTGGAGCGCAATCCGGTGGATCAGGTTTGGTCTGATCGTCCGCCAGCCCCGCTGGGCCCCGTCGTGCCCCATGACCTTGCCTATGCCGGGCAAAGCTCGGCTGACAAGCGCGCCCTGATCGCCCGTCAGTTGAGCGCACGGGGCGAAGCGGCGGCGGTGTTGACCCAGCCCGATTCCATCGCCTGGCTGTTCAATCTCCGCGGCCAGGACGTGCCCCATTCACCGCTGGCGCTGAGTTTCGCGGTGCTGCGTGACGATGGCGGCGCCGAGCTGTTCATGGACCCGCGCAAGGTCACCTATCGCGCCCGGCAAAGCCTTGATCCCGACGTGCGGCTCAATCCGCCGGACGCTTTCGGTCCGGCCCTCGACAATCTGTCCGGCCGGCGCGTGCGCATCGATCCGGCGAGCGCGGCGGTCTGGGTCTTTCGCCGGCTGGAGGCGGCGGGGGCGGAAATCAGCAAGGGCGATGATCCCTGCCAGTTGCCCAAAGCCTGCAAGAACCCGACCGAGGTCGCCGGGACTCGTCAGGCCCATATCCGCGACGGAATGGCGCTGACGCGGTTTCTCGCCTGGCTCGATCTGGCGGCGCCGGAGACGGTTACGGAACTGGAAGCGGCCGGCAGGCTGGAAGCTTTCCGGCGCGAGGACGGGCTGATTCGCGATCTCAGTTTCGAGACCATCTCGGGCGCCGGACCCCATGGCGCGGTCGTGCATTATCGCGCGACGCCGGAAACGGACCGCGTGCTCGATCGCGATTCGCTTTTTCTCGTCGATTCGGGGGCGCAGTATCCCGACGGCACCACCGATGTGACGCGGACCGTTGCCATCGGGACACCCAGCGCCGAGATGCGCGACCGTTTCACCCGCGTGCTGAAGGGCCATATCGCGCTCGCGCGGGCGCGCTTTCCCAAGGGCACGACCGGTTCCCATCTGGATGTGCTGGCGCGGCAGTATCTCTGGCAGGCGGGTCTCGATTACGACCACGGCACCGGTCACGGTGTCGGGAGCTATCTCGGCGTGCACGAAGGACCGCAACGCATCTCCAAGATGCCCAATGCGATCGCGCTCGAGGCCGGGATGATCGTGTCCAACGAGCCGGGCTATTACAAGGAAGGCAGCTACGGAATCCGGATCGAGAATCTTGTGGTCGTGACGCCGCTCGAGGCTGCCGGGGAGGGGGCGCGCGAGCTGCTGGGATTTGAAACCCTCACCCTGGCGCCGATCGACCGGCGCCTGATCGAGCCGTCGCAGATGACCGGGGAAGAGATCGACTGGATGGACGCGTATCACGCGCGGGTGCGGGAGACGCTGGCCCCCCTCATCGCCGACAGGGCGACGCGCGATTGGCTGGCCGGCGCGACGGCCCCCCTCGACGCGCCGCCGGACCAGGCCTAG